A window of Corvus moneduloides isolate bCorMon1 chromosome 30, bCorMon1.pri, whole genome shotgun sequence contains these coding sequences:
- the PRIM1 gene encoding DNA primase small subunit: MARFEPAALPELLPVFYRRLFPHGPYGRWLSYGGVKNYFQLREFSFTLRDDVYLRFQSFGSPQELERELQKINPYKIDIGAVYSHRPNQHNTVHLGAFQPQEKELVFDIDMTDYDDVRTCCSSADICSKCWTLMTIAVRIIDRALVEDLGVQHRLWVYSGRRGVHCWVCDDAVRKWSPALRAAAVEYLSLVKGGADTVKKVNLSHPVHPFIRRSVGVVEKYFEEYALLGQDILGSPERWDKVLALIPEEYREPLQAEFPKKKDSVQRWELLRGRVERTRASGRGVALGPCYADWEVMLQFCFPRLDINVSKGLGHLLKSPFSVHPKTGRVSVPLDLHRLDQFDPFAVPTITSLCHELDTAGSDGEQEDVGETEPKRRARDYKKTSLAPYVRVFEQFVEGMESARRGERIRRSDLQGDF; encoded by the exons aTGGCGCGGTTCGAGCCGGCGGCGCTGCCCGAGCTGCTCCCGGTCTTCTACCGGCGGCTCTTCCCGCACGGCCCCTACGGCCGCTGGCTCAGCTACGGCGGCG TGAAGAACTACTTCCAGCTGCGGGAATTCTCCTTCACCCTGCGGGATGATGTGTACCTGCGCTTCCAGTCCTTCGGCAgtccccaggagctggagcGGGAGCTGCAGAAGATCAACCCCTACAAAATCGACATCGGGGCCGTCTATTCCCACAGG cccaacCAGCACAACACGGTGCACCTGGGAGCCTTCCAGCCACAGGAGAAGGAGCTGGTCTTTGACATCGACATGACGGATTACGATGATGTCCGGACCTGCTGCAG CTCGGCTGATATCTGCTCCAAGTGCTGGACACTGATGACCATCGCCGTCCGCATCATCGACCGCGCGCTCGTGG AGGACCTGGGTGTGCAGCATCGCCTGTGGGTGTACTCTGGCCGGAGGGGTGTCCACTGCTGGGTGTGCGACGATGCGGTGAGGAAATGGTCCCCGGCACTGCGGGCGGCTGCTGTGGAGTACCTGAGCCTGGTGAAG GGCGGAGCGGACACTGTGAAGAAGGTGAACCTCTCCCACCCTGTCCACCCCTTCATCAG GCGCTCAGTTGGCGTGGTGGAGAAATACTTTGAGGAGTAtgcactgctggggcaggacATCCTGGGCAGCCCAGAGCGCTGGGACAAGGTGCTGGCCCTCATCCCGGAGG AGTACCGGGAGCCGCTGCAGGCGGAGTTCCCCAAGAAGAAGGACTCGGTGCAGCGCTGGGAGCTGCTGCGGGGCCGCGTGGAGCGGACGCGGGCGAGCGGCCGGGGGGTGGCCCTGGGGCCGTGCTACGCCGACTGGGAGGTCATGctccagttctgcttccccCGCCTCGACATCAACGTCAGCAAAGGCCTCGGGCACCTCCTCAAGAGCCCCTTCAGCGTCCACCCCAAAACAG GACGCGTTTCGGTGCCGCTGGACCTGCACAGACTGGACCAGTTTGACCCGTTTGCTGTCCCCACCATCAC ctccctgtgccatgAGCTGGACACGGCCGGCAGCGACGGGGAGCAGGAGGATGTCGGGGAGACGGAGCCGAAACGCCGTGCGAGGG ACTACAAGAAGACGAGCCTGGCCCCTTATGTGAGGGTCTTCGAGCAGTTTGTGGAGGGAATGGAAAGCGCCCGGCGGGGAGAGCGGATCCGTCGGAGCG ACCTGCAAGGAGATTTCTGA
- the LOC116436680 gene encoding retinol dehydrogenase 16-like yields the protein MWLYVVAVLLGLFLLRRWHRERQTVPRLSEKHVLITGCDSGFGNLLARQLDARGLRVLAACLTEAGAAQLRAATSNRLQTVLLDVTSSKSIADVTAWVRERVGDRGLWGLVNNAGIAIPTAPNEWLTKEDFVKVLNVNLVGLVEVTLSLLPLVRRARGRVVNVASVMGRVSFFGGGYCISKYGVEAFSDSLRLEMSSFGVKVCVIEPGYFKTMITNTENLEKNFISSWQKLPEEIKASYGEGYLRQLVAMLKVMQKGYNSDLSLVTNCMEHALTSLHPRTRYSAGWDAKLLYIPLSYLPSALSDALFSLFCPKSFGKA from the exons ATGTGGCTGTACGTGGTGGcggtgctgctggggctgttcctgctgcGGCGCTGGCACCGGGAGCGGCAGACGGTGCCGCGGCTCTCGGAGAAGCACGTGCTGATCACGGGATGTGACAGCGGCTTCGGGAACCTGCTGGCGCGGCAGCTGGACGCGCGTGGGCTGCGGGTGCTGGCCGCCTGTCTGACCGAGGCCGGGGCCGCGCAGCTGCGGGCGGCCACCTCCAACCGGCTCCAGACCGTCCTGCTGGACGTCACCTCCAGCAAGAGCATCGCCGATGTCACCGCCTGGGTCCGGGAGCGTGTGGGTGATCGAG GGCTCTGGGGGCTGGTGAACAACGCAGGGATCGCCATCCCCACCGCCCCGAACGAGTGGCTGACCAAGGAGGATTTTGTCAAGGTGCTGAATGTCAACCTGGTGGGGCTCGTGGAGGTGACGCTGAGCCTCCTGCCGCTGgtgcggcgggcgcggggccgcgtGGTCAATGTGGCCAGCGTGATGGGCCGCGTGTCCTTCTTCGGCGGTGGGTACTGCATCTCCAAGTATGGTGTGGAGGCCTTCTCTGACAGCCTCAG GCTTGAGATGAGCAGCTTTGGGGTGAAGGTCTGTGTGATCGAGCCAGGCTACTTCAAAACAATGATCACCAACACTGAGAACCtggaaaagaattttatttccagctggCAGAAGCTTCCAGAGGAAATCAAAGCCAGTTACGGGGAGGGTTACTTGAGGCAGC TTGTGGCAATGCTCAAGGTGATGCAGAAGGGCTACAACTCCGACCTGTCGCTGGTCACGAACTGCATGGAGCACGCGCTGACCAGCCTCCACCCCCGCACCCGCTACTCTGCCGGCTGGGACGCCAAGCTACTCTACATCCCCCTCAGCTACCTGCCCTCAGCCCTCAGCGACGCCCTGTTCTCCTTGTTCTGCCCCAAATCCTTTGGGAAAGCCTAA
- the LOC116436679 gene encoding retinol dehydrogenase 16-like gives MWLYVVAVLLGLFLLRRWHRERQTVPRLSEKHVLITGCDSGFGNLLARQLDARGLRVLAACLTEAGAAQLRAATSNRLQTVLLDVTSSKSIADVTAWVRERVGDRGLWGLVNNAGIIIPTAPNEWLTKEDFVKVLNVNLVGLVEVTLSLLPLVRRARGRVVNVASVMGRVSFFGGGYCISKYGVEAFSDSLRRELRPFGVQVSIIEPGGFQTAIIDPAPLVEGFARLWERLPAEAQAAYGRHYVDKYAKTTTLLHRLSSSRLSHVTDAMTHALLSRCPRSRYAAGWDARLIFLPLSYCPAWLSDTILGLLLPIPASGVP, from the exons ATGTGGCTGTACGTGGTGGcggtgctgctggggctgttcctgctgcGGCGCTGGCACCGGGAGCGGCAGACGGTGCCGCGGCTCTCGGAGAAGCACGTGCTGATCACGGGATGTGACAGCGGCTTCGGGAACCTGCTGGCGCGGCAGCTGGACGCGCGTGGGCTGCGGGTGCTGGCCGCCTGTCTGACCGAGGCCGGGGCCGCGCAGCTGCGGGCGGCCACCTCCAACCGGCTCCAGACCGTCCTGCTGGACGTCACCTCCAGCAAGAGCATCGCCGATGTCACCGCCTGGGTCCGGGAGCGTGTGGGTGATCGAG GGCTCTGGGGGCTGGTGAACAACGCAGGGATCATCATCCCCACCGCCCCGAACGAGTGGCTGACCAAGGAGGATTTTGTCAAGGTGCTGAATGTCAACCTGGTGGGGCTCGTGGAGGTGACGCTGAGCCTCCTGCCGCTGgtgcggcgggcgcggggccgcgtGGTCAATGTGGCCAGCGTGATGGGCCGCGTGTCCTTCTTCGGCGGTGGGTACTGCATCTCCAAGTACGGCGTGGAGGCCTTCTCCGATAGCCTCAG GCGGGAGCTGCGTCCCTTCGGGGTGCAGGTCTCCATCATCGAACCTGGAGGCTTCCAGACGGCGATTATCGACCCCGCACCGCTGGTGGAGGGCTTCGCTCGCCTCTGGGAGCGGCTCCCGGCAGAAGCCCAGGCAGCCTACGGCCGCCACTACGTGGACAAAT ATGCCAAGACCACCACCCTGCTGCACCGCCTGAGCAGCTCCCGCCTGTCGCACGTCACCGATGCCATGACACACGCGCTGCTCTCCCGCTGCCCCCGCAGCCGCTACGCCGCCGGCTGGGATGCCCGGCTCATCTTCCTGCCCCTCAGCTACTGCCCGGCCTGGCTGTCCGACACCATCCTTGGcctcctcctgcccatcccGGCCAGCGGGGTGCCCTGA
- the GPR182 gene encoding G-protein coupled receptor 182 — protein sequence MAEVTSVPMETHTVRMETHTVPSEYGDYHNWSELFHLLNHTYTYCEFSLDENVKRVILFILYLVIFVVGLVENLLVIWVNWQTRGNKSLVNLYIINMAIADLGVLLSLPIWMLEVMLDYTWLWGSFLCRFTHYFYFANMYASIFFLTCLSVDRYVTLTSSSLFWRRHQHRARHVVCACSWVLAAAIPFLEVAHMQLVNTGEPICIFMAPFETYDEWALAVSLATTTIGFLIPFPIIAVFNVLTARFVRRTKPESRKHCLLIYAYIGVFLLSWLPFHVVLTLLTLEGNHIVLHCTFAHLLYFFYDIIDCFTLLHCVINPILYNFLSKNFRSKLISAVVKYIPKDHGGQKGADNSSSSTQHSIVIAKDNSPPN from the coding sequence aTGGCCGAGGTGACCAGTGTCCCCATGGAGACACACACTGTCCGCATGGAGACACACACCGTCCCGAGTGAGTACGGGGACTACCACAACTGGTCCGAGCTGTTCCACCTCCTGAACCACACCTACACCTACTGCGAGTTCAGCCTGGACGAGAACGTCAAGCGGGTGATTCTCTTCATCCTCTACCTGGTCATCTTCGTGGTGGGCTTGGTGGAGAACCTCCTCGTCATCTGGGTCAACTGGCAGACACGGGGCAACAAGAGCTTGGTCAACCTGTACATCATCAACATGGCCATCGCTGACCTCGGGGTGCTGCTCTCGCTGCCCATCTGGATGCTGGAGGTGATGCTGGATTACACCTGGCTCTGGGGCAGCTTCCTCTGCCGCTTCACCCACTACTTCTACTTCGCCAACATGTACGCCAGCATCTTCTTCCTCACCTGCCTGAGCGTGGATCGCTACGTGACCCTGACCAGCTCCTCGCTCTTCTGGCGCCGGCACCAGCACCGCGCGCGCCACGTGGTCTGCGCCTGCAGCTGGGTGCTGGCCGCCGCCATCCCCTTCCTGGAGGTGGCTCACATGCAGCTGGTCAACACCGGGGAGCCCATCTGCATCTTCATGGCCCCCTTTGAGACCTACGACGAGTGGGCGCTGGCGGTCAGCTTGGCCACCACCACCATCGGCTTCCTCATCCCCTTCCCCATCATCGCCGTGTTCAACGTGCTGACGGCGCGGTTCGTCCGGCGCACCAAGCCCGAGAGCCGCAAGCACTGCCTGCTCATCTACGCCTATATCGGGGTGTTCCTGCTCAGCTGGCTGCCCTTCCACGTTGTGCTGACGCTGCTCACCCTCGAGGGCAACCACATCGTCCTGCACTGCACCTTTGCCCACCTCCTCTACTTCTTCTATGACATCATAGACTGCTTCACCCTGCTCCACTGCGTCATCAACCCCATCCTCTACAACTTCCTCAGCAAGAACTTCCGCAGCAAACTCATCTCCGCTGTGGTCAAGTACATCCCGAAGGACCACGGTGGCCAGAAGGGCGCCGACAACTCCTCCTCCAGCACGCAGCACTCCATAGTCATCGCAAAGGACAACAGCCCTCCCAACTAA